DNA from Tursiops truncatus isolate mTurTru1 chromosome 8, mTurTru1.mat.Y, whole genome shotgun sequence:
TTCGGGAAGAAGCATTCGGATTCTGTGAACTTTCTTCTAAGCATCCTCTCTCTGATTCCCCTTTtgagtaaaagaaaggaaacgGCACGGGGACCACAGGACGGGAAACCACAGAGGATGCTGCCCAGGGATcccggagccatggaggagaggcCGGGGGAGGGGACAAGCCTGTGAGGCAATCTCTTCTCCTGGAGCAGCGAGCGAGCGGGGATTCCAGGATGAGGGAGGGAGCCCCGTGTCTGCTGCAGATTGATGGCTGTGTCCTTGGAACAGAGTAAGTGGGCTCCTGTGGGAGTGCAGGGGGAGACCTTGGGGCTGAGAAAAAGGAGCCTGGTTAAGGGGAGCTGGGGTGATTTCCCAGTGGGGGGGATTGAGGCTGGAAGCGGTGAGAAGAGAGGCAGTGCCGGAcgagggggtgaggggaggacaaGTGAGGACAGCAAGTGGGTGCAAGAGAAATGAGGGGCCACGGCGGATGCGGGGTGGGTAGTGAGCTGAGACACTGGGTGTGTCATCACGCTCAACCTCTCTGCCTGACCCAGTGTGGGTGTGGGCTCCCACTGcggggcagaggggagagtggAGTGTTTGTGGAAAAGGATGCTGGGATTAGGGGTACGCACCGGGGGTGAAAGATGGTGGGGGCAGACTGGGAAGGAGGCTCTGCAGGTATGCGTATGCAGAAGGAAGCGGGAGAGAAAACTGGGGAGGTGTGATGGCCGGGCAAAATATGGGGGAGTCACAGGAGAAGAACaatgctcgtgtgtgtgtgtgtgtgtgtgtgtgtgtgtgtgtgtgtgtgtgtgtggcgggggggggaGATGGTAGTGCTGAGTGTGGAAAGGGGGTGTGCAAACGGCCagtgtgtgtatgcattttttCTTAGAGAGTTATTCGAAGGTGGGGTGTTGGGTGCTGATGTGGGTGGGGCTAGGAGAAGAAGCCGATGCACCTAGCCCAGGACAGACACCTAGGAGAAGGATGGCTGCAGGTCGGGGGGCGGAAGGTTAGTGGGTGACAACAATATGAGAGTGAGGTCTGTCCCCACACTTGAGAGACAGTAAGCAGAGAACTTTGTGGTTGGTGGCCAAGAAGGCAGCCAGGGAAGGCAGCCAGGAACCTAGGAGGACAGCAGGGAGGACACGCACTGGTTCGCTCTGCCTGAGTGCTTTCTTGTTGACAGAGGGAATTCGGCTTCCGCCCACTGAACACGGAGCCCGGCTTGGGAAGTCCATCCCCTGAGCTCTCCTAGCCGACCCTCATCCTGCACCTCCGGGACACATGGCTCTTTCCAGCCGCAGTGGCCGACCGTGGggctcctcccttccctggggaTTTCAGTAGACACTGAGGCTGAGTACCGAGGCTTTCAGAGGCCCATGGAGACCCCCTCCCCTCCGGGTTCCCTTCCCCAAACGCCCACTCCAGGACCCTCTTGGACTCGAGCCCACTGGGCCATCAGTAGAAATGGCCTCTGAGACCTTGAATGCGGGAGGTTCAAAAGCAGCCCTGGCCTCCTAATGGGTCCCAGACTTGGGACAGGGCTTGGGGGTTTGCAGACATGCCAGGACCTTTAAAAGGCACCTTCCCTGTCCTCCagtccccctcccacctctcagACATAGTCCAGAGAGGAGCACCCAGAAGTCATGGGTGAGAGGGACATAAAAGACCTGCAGGGACCCTTCCCCGACCTGCTGGCAGCTGGTCCAGCCCCATCCTTGGGTCATTCCTTTCTCAAGCTTTGATCATCTTTTCAGACCCTGGGGGACTTCAGCTGGGTGTACGGCCCCCTAGGCTCCAAAGGGGACTTCCTGTGGCGCTCACGCAGGGAGCCCTCTGGTGCTTAGAGGCTCCTGGGAAAGGCTGGAGCCATGATACCACGTGCCGCCAAGCCCACCTGCCAGGGCTCTGGCCCCTGATGCAGCTGCCTTTCTGAGCCACTGACTCTTGATTCCATGGACACAGCCCCAGCCCCGATGGGCTCCCTTCAGCACTGCTCTTGCCAGCAGCCTAAGATGGGTGACACCTGGTCCCAGCTGCCCTGGCCTGGGCCCCCCCGCCCGGCCATGCTGCTGGTCTCCCTCATCTTGGCCGCAGGGGTGATGCCCTCGGATGCCGGCACCAGCTGCCCGGTCCTTTGCACGTGCCATAACCAGGTGGTGGATTGCAGCAGCCAGCGGCTCTTCTCCGTGCCCCCAGACCTGCCGAGGGACACTCGCAACCTCAGCCTGGCCCACAACCGCATCGCCGCCGTGCCGTCTGGCTACCTCACGTGCTACATAGAGCTCCGGGTGCTGGATCTGCGCAACAACTCCTTGGTCGAACTGCCCGCGGGCCTCTTCCTGCACGCCAAGCGCCTGGCACACCTAGACCTGAGCTACAACAACCTCAGCCACGTGCCGGCCGACATGTTCCAGGCCGCCCACGGCCTCGTGCACATCGACCTGAGCCACAACCCGGGGCTGCGGAGGGTGCACCCGCGGGCCTTCCAGGGCCTGGCGCAGCTCCGGGACCTGGACCTCAGCTACGGGGGCCTGGCCTTCCTCAGCCTCGAGGCTCTCGAGGGCCTGCCGGGGCTGGTGACCCTGCAGATCGGCGGCAACCCCTGGGTATGCGGCTGCACCATGGAGCCCCTGCTGAAGTGGCTGCGGAACCGCATCCAGCGCTGCACGGCGGGTAAGGGAGGGAGCCCGGCCCCGCGGACAGCAAAGGCTCCGCGGGAGAGGGAGGGACTTAGAGACCCTGCGCACCTGCTGAGGGCCGACCCGGGCTCGCCTCCTCGTGCACCGGTCTTGCACTGCCCAAGTCTTTGCCGAGTTCTTGCTGTGCGTGCCCGGTGCAGGGGACCCGGCATTAATGAAACTGACGCCACCCTCGCCCCTGTGGCCCTGATGACCTAATGAGGCAGACAGAGAGCAAACAAGTAAGAACAGCTCATTAATAATAGACAGTGTTTATTGAGCGTCCACCGTGACCTTCCAACTTGGCAGGTGTTATCTCATTGGACCCCactcttattatccccattttacaggtgaagacaCTGAGGTTTAGAACAATGAAAAGACTTGGCCAGAGTCACTCAtttagaaagtggcagagctgtggATAAAACCCAGGTTTATTTGACTTCTAAGCTCTGTTCTGCTCTACCAGATTGCTTTTTAAGTGTGCTAAGtactagaagaaatagaaatggttCACCCCATTTATTGTAGTACTTACTATCTGCCAGGCCCTATTCTAAATATATTACATGTTTTAGCTCATCTcatcctcacaagaaccctggtgagacaccacacacacacacacacacacacacagaggaggaaatcaaggcacagagaggctcagtaacttgcccaacgtCCTACAGCCGTTAAGGGTTGGAGTCAGGATTCGAACCCTGGCAGCCTGGCTGCCCTCTGGCTGTATCCCGATGAGTCAGGTTCTAGGCTACCAGGAGTGGGCAGGGCTTGAGTTCTGGGCTGGCCAAAGGGCCTTGGCAGAATTCTGCAAGGTTTGGGCATGGAGTGTGGATCTGAGAAGAGAAACTCTTATGTGGCTATTTAACGAGCCAGCCTCTACTGGGAATGGACTGGGGACTGAAGGAGCCTGAACCCCACAGGCTCAATGAGCCTGCAGGCAGGCAGTGTCGAGCTGTGGTCCCCAGCCACCAGCTCTCCTGTGTGACAGCACCGAACCTCTGCAGTAGGGCTGGCCGGGGGGGCGCCACCCGGGGGCTTTCCCAGAGCCTGAGCTCAGAGCGAGTTCAGAAGCAGCGGTGCTGgatgaggtgggagggagaggaggactgAGTGGGGAGCCCAGGATCAAAATAGTTTGCGGGGGGCTGTGGGTCACGATTCCAGTGTTCCCACAGAACTGCGGGAGGAAGATCTCTGGGACCAAAATAGCTGGGGACCGAGATGGGCTGAGGGGAGGGCACACGAGGGGAAGCCTGGCTGCCTGGATCGATCTCCCCACTAGCCTAACCTCTGCAGGCTGCACCTCGTCCCCTCTCTCTTGTGCACTAAGGACAGAAAGGGCCCGCAGGGTTCCTCCACACACAGGGGCTTCTCCTCTTCTGGGATCTCGGAGGTCCCTGCTGCCCTTCGGAAGAAGCCCAGGCTCCCAGTGAGCAGGAGAGGGGTCCAAGATCCCATCAGCGAAGTCTCATGTCCGTACAGATGAGGGACCCAAgttccagagagggaaagtgactggCCACAGGCCACAGCCAGAGATGCAGCTTCCCTGTTCCTCCATAGAACACACTTTGCACGATGACACACTCTCCAGGATATTTCATCTTGGAGGCAAAGAACTTGCCAGTCTAGGTAGGACTAGGTGACActcttccctttgtctttttctgcttcttcctccctttttcttcatGGGATTCCCATTACTATCCCTATCTTTTGGACAAATCCCAACACAGAGAAACATAGGGAGATCTTGGGATATAAATCAACTTCGAGACTGGTCCCTTGACTTACCAGAGGGCTTCGTCAGCCCCCGGGCTCCCATCCTGCCCTCCTGCAGGCTCTGTCAATTGCCCTCAGGGTCCCCACATCCCCCAGCCTCGCAATGCATCACCACcacctcattcattcactcaatagaCTTTGGGATTCAGCATCTTCTGGTTCTGGATGTTCAACTCCAGGTGCCATCTCGTCCTGGCTGGAGTCTGGGGTCCTATGCATACAGCCTACAGAGACCCTTCAGCCTGGGCTTTGGGGAAGGTTGCAGCCTTCCTCTGAACCTGACTGTCCATTTCTAAGGAGAATCAGGCTCATCCGTTTCTCAAAAGAGTCAATCCAAGTCCATCATTTTATTCTTCTCCCTCAAAGACGGCAGAATGAAGAAACACCATTTATGCAccacataatttaaaaagctcCTTCACATTGACTTTCTTAGACGATTGAGACTAAATTATCCCCTTCTTACATTTCCCATTTCTTCATAAGAACCAGAAAAGCAAGAAAGACTTGCCCAAGGAGAGAGTTGGATTAATATTTACCCACTGAACGAAGGAGTGGCCGGCTGTTGGAAAGCCAGTGCTGGCACTGCGAGGCAGAACTGCTCTCTGCCTGCCGCTCTCCCTTCCAAGGCAGAGAAAGATGCAGCCATTGACGGCCACCATGCATTTGTACCAGTGACCCTGGAAGGGTGAGCTGGGGCCATCAGTGATGGAGAGAACAGCAATCCCACGGAAGGAGAAGCCCCTCCTATAGAAGTCTGTGTGCAGAATATGACCCCACTGACCTGTCCAGAAAGACCAACCTAggatgacaataaaaacacgcaCCTATGTAGTACTTACTGTGTACCAAGAATATATCATTTCTGTAAGTTAATTCGTAGAATCCTCACTACAATCCCATGACATAGTTActtttattatccttattttatagataaagaaaccaCAACACAGAGGTGTTAAATAACTTAGGCATAATCATACAGCTAGGGAGGGATAGAgaggggatttgaacccaggccaatAGCTCCAGAGCCCAAACTCTTAACCCTACACACTCTGTGTATCTGGAAAAGCCATATGGGGTAGTAGAAAGACCCAATGCTTTGGAGTTGGACAGAgtcattcattcacatattcaaTTAACAGAGGTTAATTGAGCATTTAATGGGCAGGCCTCTGTTCTAATGCTAAGGATACTACAGGAAGAACTTATattcaaaaggagaaaacagataataaacaaactGTGAGACAGTGATAattacaatggggaaaaaaataagcaaagtacGTAAGAGAGAGAAGGCCCAGAGAAAAGTGAAGTGGGGTTGCTGTTTTATATAGAATCCGaaaggaaggcctcactgagaagttGATATTCAAGCAAAGTCCCAGAGGCGGTGAGGGCCTGAGCTGTGCAGAGATCCAGGGGAGAAGCACCCTCACGAGGGGACAAATGCAAaggctccccctccccacactgaAAGGGGACATGCTCGGGGTGATGGAAGAATGACCAGGAGGTGTGCGTGGATGGATCCgagcaaaccaggaagagagtggAAGGGATGGGGAGGTTCTTCTGGGAAGGAGAAGAAGCCTGGGGAAGGTTTCAAGCACAGAGTGACATGGCAGGACCTCAGGTTTAAAAGGATCACTCAGCCAGCTGTGTCGAGGTGGATTAAGGGCAGAAGCCTAGAAACCAGTTGGGAGGCTATTGTAAGAGATTACAATGATGATGAAATCCCACAGAAGTCCCAGATCTGCCGTTAGCAGGGGCTACgggactttaggcaagttactaaAGTCTCCGAGCAGTGATCTCCACctctataaaaacatatataggggcttccctggtggcgcagcggttgagagtccgcctgccgatgcaggggacacgggttcgtgtcccggtccgggaagatcccacgtgcagcggagcggctgggcccgtgagccatggccgctgagcctgcgcgtccggagcctgtgctccgcaacgggagaggccacaacagtgagaggccggcatatcacaaaaaaaaaaaaaacaaaaaaccatatataaggctcaagagggaggggataagagGACATATGtacgcatatggctgatttgctttgttgtgcaacagaaactaacacactattgtgaagcaattatactccaataaagatctattaaaaaaattaaataaaaaaaaaaacttgctgtgAGGGTTGTTGAGGGCACTAAAGAAGGTGAGTGAAACTTTTGGCACATGGAAGAAACTTCATAAAAACCCAGCTtctcctgggaggggcaggggctccCTCTTCCTGCTCTCCCCTAAGCCACTCACCCTCCCTGGCTTCTGTGTTGCAGATTCTCAGCTGGCTGAGTGCCGGGGCCCCCCAGAAGTCGAGGGCGCCCCACTCTTCTCCCTGACCGAGGAGAGCTTCAAGGCCTGCCACTTGACCCTGACCCTGGATGATTACCTCTTCATCGCCTTCGTGGGTTTCGTGGTCTCCATCGCATCCGTGGCCACCAACTTCCTCCTGGGCATCACGGCCAACTGCTGCCACCGCTGGAGCAAGGCCAGCGACGAGGAGGAGATTTGACCCGGGTACCTCCACGCCGCTGACCACCGGGCACCCTCCCTGGCTGCCCACTCTGGCTCTGCCCCGGCCAGAGTGGGCAGCCAGGTCATGGCTCAAGCAAGGTCAGGAAACTACCTTCGTGTGAGCTTCTACGGtgggccagacactgtgctaggaacTGGGACCGACCTACACTTTGCCCCTCAAGGCACTTACCTCTGATAGAGGAGAGAGAGTCGAAAACTCTTCCCTTTAAGACCTTTTATCAGCACACTGAGTACATAGTTATGGAAGCCCAGAGGAGGGGTCATCAACTGTGTCTAGAAAAGTCCAAGAGAATTATAAGAATGGAGGTGATTTTTCATGACCCAGGTGAACTGGGTCATCAAAAAATTGTCTGTTCTGTCcatagacaaagaaggacagacAGAAGCCAATGACAGAGGCCAGAGTATGCCTGGTGTGTTGAGAACAGTGAACGATACCTGTGACTTCAATGTACAGAGCGGAAGTGACACAGGACCAAAACTTTCCCCCTGACACCCAATCTGTCAGCTCTCGGCGTTGCCCATCACTGCCTCTGAGGGCGAGAACACCTCCATGCCAGCCCCCTGAGCCTCCTCCTACCAGCAGCTGCCAGGTGAGACCACCTCCTGTTGACTGCCCTCCCCCCATCCTATGCGGCCAATTGTAGCATGCTGGCGAGGTCCAGGTAGCAAACTGAGGATGGACACCTTCAGTGCTCTTCTCCTACCCCTGTCTCTTGCCTCTCACTCGAGCGTGGGCTTcagaagagggaagcaggagtcCTGGCACCCTGGGACTCCTAATCTTGTGACTGTTCTTGCCACGGTGCTCATGCCAAGGGACCTCGACAGGGCAGCGCACCATGGGCTGCAGCCCTGTAGCATGATACCCAGGACGGAAGGAGGAGAAGGCCGCCACAGTCATAACCATCAGAGGATTTGCTCCCCCTTCTAAGCAACTCACCCACTTCAGCATAAGGGTGAGAGAGCTGTTAATTACCCAGCACTTGCTggtgtcaggcactgtgataagCTCTCTCCAGAGACAATTCCCTTTAATGCACACAACAACCTCTTGAGGTGAGCAttgctgtccccattttacagatgaagaaattaaggctcagagaggttaagtcacatGCTACTTAACgagtaaaataaaatctgtgcTCTTCCTACTACCCCATTCAAGTTGGGGAACATCACAATTCCCTCTAAAGCTATCTAAGTTCAAATTCCAACTTGATGAAGCTCCCAAAAAGGACCAGGCATTCTCCTGGGCACTGTTAAATCTGCTGAGTCATTGATTTCAATTCTCCCAGCAACACTGCCTAGCGAGttttatgattcccattttacagatgaattcaTTGTAGAGAGCTGAGTATCTTACCCAACATTATCTGGATAAACTCTAGAAGGAAGGTGATAGGCAGCTCCATTCAGGGAACCATGTCTAAGCAGTCAAAAATCAAGTAATTTCATGTGCGAAGCACAATTATCGTCATCGTCATTGTCATCATCTTCATTGTCAgtttcatcatcttcatcattatCTTCCCTGTATTTGTTCAGTGCTGGACAGTTTGTGCAGGTACTTTGGCGTCATTCTCCTTGACTTTGCACGACCCTGTGTGGGAGACAAGCCCGACATCATTACTCTTATTCTACAGATGGAGCAATAGAGATTCAAAACTGGGTGTGACCTGCTTACACAGCAGGGTTGTGACTCAACTCCATCTCGTTTCTCTTTCCAGTGCTTTCCCAGGTGCTTGAGGAAGAAACTGCCTGGGAGGGCTGGGTAGTGGGTCCCTAGGATTCACAGCCATGAAGGTCCTAGTAGATCAGCTAAATAAAGGGCAGTAAAATCAGGTGCCCTGCAGATTTAGATGTGCTCAGGGCACATCAGCCCCTGAAACAGAGAAGCAGCACAGATAACATCTGAATAGGAGACACCTGCCTTGCAACGTGTAAATAACACATCAAGACCGGTGGCCACGGTGGTAGTCATGCAAGAAATAAGACCTCTGGAAAACAGGAGAGGAAGCTGCATTCCTACTTGAGCCCTGCTGTGCAGTTTTGCAAGAGATACAAAGGAAGCAGGAAAGCAGTGGGATGAGAGCCTCTGCAGGATAGGGGAAGACTTTAAGACCCAGTCCGATATGTTGGCAAGGCTGTGgccaaaatgagaattaaaacgAGGACGTTCTACCTTGCCTTCAGCTCCAGCAAGCTTGCATCACCCATCCTCCTGGCACATCATCTTCCAAGAAGTCTTCCCCTATTCATGCTTCCCTGAGCTAGTCAACCAAAAGAGTGCCCGAAACTTTGCCAGACCTGGGGTACTTGAATCTTGTCTCCTCTGCATCTCACTTACAACACCTGGGTCAGAACCCCGCTCCCGTGAGAATAGGAGCAGAACTGTGCCCACTGTCTTCTTCAACTGTGTCCAAGGACGAGCGGACCAGGGCCGCTCTCTCCACGAGTCAAGCTGACAGCCTAAAGTATTTGAggaaaaacttttagaaataatagTCCTGACACAAACAGTTAAACCTCTCACAGAGGGACACCATATACATCTATCATAATCTCTTAGAGACTCTGGTTTGCTGAAATATAGTTAACATATTTTAAgacatgtgattttttttgcatAGAACTAGACCAAACAAGCTAGCCCTTGAGATCAAATGTCCATTCTAATAATACTGTTTAGTTCCCATTAATGGCAAACCTTTCTGAGTAGGATACAGGCTTTTAAAGAACAGATGCTTCTCCAGCTACTAGAAGGTCCCCAGTTAACTAACCCACAATGTAGAAAGCATTTAACTTCCCTACCGCCAAGGAATTTGTGCTTCTTCCCTGcctgccaccaccaccatctcgTGCAGGCTATCAGAAGCAAACTTCTAGTGGTATGCTTCTAGGGATAATCTAGCAGTCCTGGTTGGAACTCTTCCCACAACCCTACTGACCGAGAACCCATGATGTTGCCCCTACAAGGCTTCATTAGGTTTTCTCCAGACTGGTTAACACGTAAGCCTGGAGGTATCTCTGAGTCCATGTGTCTGTTCATGAGGTTCTGTGGATGTTGGGTATCTACTGATATGAGGCCAATCTCTCTGGAGCCTGAGTTCAGTTCTCTGACATGGTCTACCCAGCTGTCTGTTTACTGTATCGCTTACTACACTAAAATGGAATCTCATTAGGGTTGGGGTAGGAATAGCTGCTCAGAAAATATATGAGAGACAAGTATGTAGCTGAGGCAGCCAAATGACAGCCTGATTGCTTCTCTACCCCTCAGAGATCTGTCCTCATCACAGAAGATTTTTTCATGCCGGGCCTGAGGATAGCAAAGTTTAGGTAACCAACAGGGCTATGATGGTCAAGGTCTGGACCAAGAAAATTGTTCTTTAGAAAAGACCCCACATCTGTACACACCACTCTGGACAAGTTGCCTGTGGTCACCCTATGACAAACCCTCATCTGTATCTCCATTCCTGCAGGGATTCCCAGGAAACCCCGCAGAAATAGATCCCCTGAGTTGCTATAGAGTTTACTGGCTCCTTTCAAGGAACTTGGTGTACGGAATTTGAACAGAACAAGACAGCTACTTCTCCATCAGGGAAGACCTAGAACCCCCATGTTCCCTAGAGATGTCTTTGTTTGTATCACTCTGACATCCTTTCCAGCTCCAGAAGAGTAAAAAGAGACACCTTTGTCCATGCCTCAAAAGAACATCTTCCCAAAGCTAGAGAAATTCATCTGCTCTCCCCACTCCAGAAGCAGGCAAAAGGGAAGTGAAGGAGGAAGTTGCAAGGTCCTTTGCAAATCCCCGTCGTGTTTGCCACAGCACTGGGTGGAGAGTTCTGGATGCAGAGAGCTCTCGACTGTGGAGTGCTGTTGTCTGGGGGCGGGAGGGttagggcagggaggggaaagggaagatgCCAACCTTTGTATGGAGATGATTTTATAACCATGCACTTTTGTAACTGTGAAGAATTTTTCATAAATGTACATTAATAAAAAAGAGTGTACAGTTTAACAAATCTTCTAAAGAGTtgtgaagaggaggaagggggagggaggcagaaaaagaaagagagagagaaaggagctagGCGGAATCAAGAGAATGTGCgccaaaatatacacacaaaggGCCTATGGGGAGGGTGTAGATGGGAATAATTAGGAGGTGTGCCAGCCATGGAAGGGCATGTGTGGGAGTAGAAGGAACATCACAGAAGCCTATTTCTACCAGGCAAAAAAGAATACACTTGCGTCTGTAGGCACACACCCCTCTGTGTAGGCATATTTTGGTGTCTGAAATTACACAAAGAGGAGAGCATATGTCTTATACATGTTGGTGTTTGCAGCTTGGGTCATCTGTAAAACATGCCAAGGCAAGTGGGTGTGCCTGTCTAGTTAGCATCACTAAGGAGTGTGTGCTAGGGAGATGGTCCATGCCAGCCGCGTGGGCATAAGGACACTAGATCAGGCATACAGGTAAACCAGGCACCTAAATGCATGGTGTAGGACGGATGAGGTCATCACTGGTGTAGGTTCAGTCTCTGTTCTCataggttaatttttaaaaaggaagggattCTAAACTTCCTGAGTCTTGCAAGGGTTGCCTACACATCATTAGAAATGAGATGGTTGGACAGTGTACCTTGggaacagaggcagaaaaagaaggAGCAAAATCTACTTCTATGTGTATGTTGGCAGCCATGGTTATCCTGGTACTCTAAAGAGGAAGTGGCTCTAAGCAGGAAGTGGTCCCTTCCACCAATGCATATTTTAACCTCCCTCTATTCCTCCCGCTCCAACTGCCACAGAGTACAAATACTGCACTCACAGAGTAAAGCCACTAAAGGGAACGCACACACTGACTCAGAACACTCAGATAGAAAGACAAAGAATGTGCACAACAATAACCAGGGTTTTCTGGAGTCGTTTGGAGAGGGGCAAAAACTTTCTCTTAAAATTAAGGACTTAAGAGAGCCTATACTGAACAAGTGAAACATCAAAAATAAGGGTCATGAAATGAGCAGATATCTCACGGAAGTCCAGACCTTGTCTATCTCATTCAGTGCTATCTATCCCTAGTGCCATGCCTATACCTAGCAacttatgatgatgatgatagtgaggAAGCATTTATGGAGCAGGTCATATGACCAGATACTGTGCTGAGCACAACGCAtgaattaatttacttaattctcaCGACAACCCAAGACAGGTACTCATTAGACCCATTTCCAGATGAGGGAACGGAGGCTCAgacaggtcacacagccagtaagtagtAGTTCTGGATTTAGACACTCAATAATACCTGGGGACTACCTGACTTCAGGGGACAAGAACAATATGAGACATTAAGAAAATCCAGTCTCAATCGGAAGTCAGCCTTGAGTCACAAAGACCCTCTATAATTacttggtgaaaaaaaaaaaattggaaggggATAGGTAAAAACAATACATATCCTGTGTGTTTCATTCTGTATAACTTTGATTACTACATTAATCAAGGTAGGCTAATTGTGATAAC
Protein-coding regions in this window:
- the LRRC55 gene encoding leucine-rich repeat-containing protein 55, with product MDTAPAPMGSLQHCSCQQPKMGDTWSQLPWPGPPRPAMLLVSLILAAGVMPSDAGTSCPVLCTCHNQVVDCSSQRLFSVPPDLPRDTRNLSLAHNRIAAVPSGYLTCYIELRVLDLRNNSLVELPAGLFLHAKRLAHLDLSYNNLSHVPADMFQAAHGLVHIDLSHNPGLRRVHPRAFQGLAQLRDLDLSYGGLAFLSLEALEGLPGLVTLQIGGNPWVCGCTMEPLLKWLRNRIQRCTADSQLAECRGPPEVEGAPLFSLTEESFKACHLTLTLDDYLFIAFVGFVVSIASVATNFLLGITANCCHRWSKASDEEEI